One Solanum lycopersicum chromosome 4, SLM_r2.1 DNA window includes the following coding sequences:
- the LOC101256173 gene encoding large ribosomal subunit protein eL15: protein MGAYTYVSELWRKKQSDVMRFLQRVRCWEYRQLPSIVRVTRPTRPDKARRLGYKAKQGYVVYRVRVKRGGRKRPVSKGIVYGKPTNQGVTQLKFQRSKRSVAEERAGRKLGGLRVLNSYWINEDSTYKYFEVILVDQAHAAIRNDPRINWICNPVHKHRELRGLTSAGKKYRGLRGRGHLHHKARPSRRATWKRNQTLSLRRYR from the exons ATGG GTGCTTACACTTATGTGTCGGAGCTATGGAGAAAGAAACAGTCAGATGTTATGAGGTTCTTGCAAAGGGTGAGGTGCTGGGAGTACCGTCAGCTCCCATCTATTGTCCGTGTCACCAGGCCTACCCGTCCTGACAAGGCACGCCGATTGGGTTACAAGGCCAAGCAG GGCTATGTGGTCTACCGTGTTCGTGTGAAACGTGGTGGAAGGAAGAGGCCAGTGTCCAAGGGTATTGTGTATGGTAAACCCACCAACCAGGGAGTTACCCAACTCAAATTCCAGCGCAGCAAGCGATCTGTTGCTGAGGAGCGTGCTGGTAGGAAATTGGGTGGTCTTAGAGTCCTCAATTCTTACTGGATTAATGAG GATTCTACCTACAAGTACTTTGAGGTAATATTGGTTGACCAAGCCCATGCTGCTATTCGCAACGATCCAAGGATCAACTGGATCTGCAACCCAGTGCACAAGCACAGAGAACTACGTGGTCTCACTTCAGCTGGTAAGAAATACAGAGGACTCCGCGGAAGAGGACATCTCCACCACAAAGCTCGCCCGTCAAGAAGGGCAACCTGGAAAAGGAACCAGACTCTATCTCTCCGCCGTTACCGTTGA